A stretch of Saccharothrix texasensis DNA encodes these proteins:
- a CDS encoding 2-hydroxyacid dehydrogenase, giving the protein MSLTVLVPDDLGVRVLSDVEGVRPVRYEPGQPLPAEAAHAEVLVPKFLQGSDPREVFDRLPSLKLVQLLSAGAERFIGVIPDGVMLSTCRGAHGGSTAEWAIGALLALYRDFPVFERARQERRWDYHLTDTLQGKQVLVVGAGDLGEQFRRRLEPFDATATMVGRTARDGVHGVAELPDLLGGFDAVLVVVPLTAETTGMVDAEFLSRMKDGAILVNGARGAVVDTDALLAELSSGRLRAALDVTEPEPLPPDHPLWTAPGLFLTPHVAGSCTGHAERAYAVVAAEVGRFARGERPRNLVQGDY; this is encoded by the coding sequence GTGAGCCTCACCGTGCTGGTCCCCGACGACCTGGGTGTCCGCGTGCTGTCCGACGTGGAGGGTGTCCGGCCCGTCCGCTACGAGCCGGGGCAGCCGCTGCCCGCCGAGGCCGCGCACGCGGAAGTGCTGGTGCCGAAGTTCCTCCAGGGCTCGGACCCGCGCGAGGTGTTCGACCGGCTGCCGTCGCTGAAGCTGGTGCAGCTGCTGTCGGCGGGCGCCGAGCGGTTCATCGGTGTCATACCCGATGGTGTGATGCTGTCGACGTGTCGCGGGGCCCACGGCGGCAGCACGGCCGAGTGGGCGATCGGCGCGCTGCTCGCCCTCTACCGGGACTTCCCGGTGTTCGAGCGGGCCAGGCAGGAACGCCGCTGGGACTACCACCTCACGGACACGTTGCAGGGCAAGCAGGTGCTCGTGGTCGGCGCGGGTGACCTGGGCGAGCAGTTCCGGCGCAGGCTGGAGCCGTTCGACGCGACCGCGACCATGGTGGGCCGCACGGCGCGCGACGGCGTGCACGGCGTGGCGGAGCTGCCCGACCTGCTCGGCGGCTTCGACGCGGTGCTGGTCGTGGTGCCGCTGACCGCGGAGACCACCGGGATGGTGGACGCGGAGTTCCTCTCCCGGATGAAGGACGGCGCGATCCTGGTCAACGGCGCGCGCGGCGCGGTGGTCGACACCGACGCGCTGCTGGCCGAGCTGTCCTCGGGGCGGCTGCGCGCGGCGCTGGACGTGACCGAGCCGGAGCCGCTGCCCCCGGACCATCCACTGTGGACGGCGCCGGGCCTGTTCCTCACCCCGCACGTGGCCGGCAGCTGCACGGGCCACGCCGAGCGCGCGTACGCGGTGGTGGCGGCCGAGGTCGGGCGGTTCGCCCGCGGCGAGCGGCCCCGGAACCTGGTCCAGGGCGACTACTAG
- a CDS encoding PQQ-dependent sugar dehydrogenase: MSRLRGVLIGSALGLLAAGCASFPEQPGPAGWSAAQQLTPQAGPVPELPGELPKGPAPGQQPGQQPTPVPPPQGCKDFNPAVVGTCLSPISGVALTDVNQTTGAVTALATERTTGRLLRVTKDVDPVEVAKLEVDAAGDGGLTGLTLSPTYAEDQLIFLYVTTATDNRVLRIAPDDVPKPVLTGIPKGPTGNRGALAHDRTGALLVATGDAGNPAAAADPNSLAGKVLRIDATGRPARGNPAEGSRVLASGLRSPGGVCVSGDGTKAWVTDAGATADLLYRVEPGKALGDPAWSWAERPGVGGCASFSNTVMVTASATPGLLSLPMNPDGSFTGKPEATMTGEEGFGRLGPLVMLDDTTALAGTVNKNAGGTPVSSDDRVVVIVRESVAGGSKD; this comes from the coding sequence GTGTCTCGACTGCGTGGAGTGCTGATCGGTTCGGCCCTCGGCCTGCTGGCCGCGGGCTGCGCGAGCTTCCCCGAGCAGCCGGGACCGGCGGGGTGGAGCGCGGCCCAGCAGCTGACGCCGCAGGCCGGGCCGGTGCCCGAACTGCCCGGCGAGCTGCCGAAGGGCCCCGCCCCGGGCCAGCAGCCCGGCCAGCAGCCGACGCCCGTGCCACCGCCGCAGGGCTGCAAGGACTTCAACCCCGCCGTGGTCGGCACGTGCCTGAGCCCGATCTCCGGCGTGGCGCTGACCGACGTCAACCAGACCACCGGCGCGGTGACGGCGCTGGCCACCGAGCGCACCACCGGGCGGTTGCTCAGGGTGACCAAGGACGTCGACCCGGTCGAGGTGGCGAAGCTCGAGGTGGACGCGGCGGGTGACGGCGGGCTCACCGGGCTCACGCTGTCGCCGACGTACGCCGAGGACCAGCTGATCTTCCTGTACGTGACCACCGCGACCGACAACCGGGTGCTGCGGATCGCGCCGGACGACGTGCCCAAGCCGGTGCTGACCGGCATCCCGAAGGGCCCGACCGGCAACCGGGGTGCGCTCGCCCACGACCGCACCGGCGCGTTGCTGGTGGCGACCGGTGACGCGGGCAACCCGGCGGCGGCGGCCGACCCGAACTCGCTGGCCGGGAAGGTGCTGCGGATCGACGCCACCGGCCGGCCCGCGCGCGGCAACCCGGCGGAGGGCTCGCGGGTGCTGGCGAGCGGGCTGCGGTCGCCCGGCGGGGTGTGCGTGTCCGGCGACGGCACGAAGGCGTGGGTGACCGACGCGGGCGCGACCGCGGACCTGCTGTACCGGGTCGAGCCGGGCAAGGCGCTCGGCGACCCGGCGTGGTCGTGGGCCGAGCGCCCCGGCGTGGGCGGCTGCGCGTCGTTCTCGAACACGGTGATGGTGACCGCGAGCGCCACCCCGGGCCTGCTCAGCCTGCCGATGAACCCGGACGGCAGCTTCACCGGCAAGCCCGAGGCGACCATGACCGGCGAAGAGGGCTTCGGCCGCCTCGGCCCGCTGGTGATGCTGGACGACACGACCGCGCTGGCCGGCACGGTGAACAAGAACGCGGGCGGCACGCCGGTCTCCAGCGACGACCGCGTGGTGGTCATCGTGCGGGAGAGCGTCGCCGGCGGCAGCAAGGACTGA
- a CDS encoding alpha/beta fold hydrolase: MREHDVFSADGTRIRLWRTEADGPDVLLSHGLGVVPAVWPELPSARLHGWHHRGTLDSDRPADPARVQPADHVADALAVLDDGGVERCVVVGWSMGVTVAAELALRHPDRVTGLMLVTGAPGDAFANAFGFPGVPEPVRRLLGVGGLTALKAAAPLLDAVLHRVPVPDVGGPLVGSLRRYLRHDWDWYLTLALALGRAPRLDLAGVTCPTTVLAGRYDFLASADGVLGPVAALPQARVRVLPNTHFLPLEDPEVVVRELELLLDRADAVQRAVRDDAEGPLTSRSRPRA; this comes from the coding sequence ATGCGGGAGCACGACGTCTTCTCCGCGGACGGCACGCGGATCAGGTTGTGGCGCACCGAGGCCGACGGCCCGGACGTGCTGCTGAGCCACGGCCTCGGCGTCGTGCCCGCGGTGTGGCCGGAGCTGCCGTCGGCCCGCCTGCACGGCTGGCACCACCGCGGCACCCTCGACTCGGACCGGCCCGCCGACCCGGCCCGCGTGCAGCCGGCCGACCACGTCGCCGACGCGCTGGCCGTGCTGGACGACGGCGGCGTCGAGCGGTGCGTGGTGGTCGGCTGGTCGATGGGCGTGACGGTGGCCGCGGAGCTGGCGCTGCGGCACCCGGACCGGGTGACCGGCCTGATGCTGGTCACGGGCGCGCCGGGCGACGCGTTCGCGAACGCGTTCGGCTTCCCGGGCGTGCCGGAGCCGGTGCGGCGGCTGCTCGGCGTGGGCGGGCTGACGGCGTTGAAGGCCGCCGCGCCGCTGCTGGACGCCGTGCTGCACCGCGTGCCGGTGCCGGACGTCGGCGGCCCGCTGGTCGGGTCGCTGCGCCGCTACCTCCGGCACGACTGGGACTGGTACCTCACCCTCGCGCTGGCGCTGGGCCGCGCGCCCCGGCTCGACCTGGCCGGCGTGACGTGCCCCACAACGGTGCTGGCGGGCCGGTACGACTTCCTGGCCTCCGCCGACGGCGTGCTCGGCCCGGTCGCCGCGCTGCCGCAGGCCAGGGTGCGGGTGCTGCCGAACACCCACTTCCTGCCGCTGGAGGACCCCGAGGTGGTGGTGCGGGAGCTGGAACTCCTGCTCGACCGGGCCGACGCCGTGCAGCGGGCCGTGCGCGACGACGCGGAAGGGCCGCTCACCTCGCGTTCACGGCCGCGCGCTTAA
- a CDS encoding CHAT domain-containing protein, whose translation MDAATADRHPAAIRQMRRGLALLEAPGIDPQERLEVRTRLRNTLAFCLAETGKVDDGLTQLAGVDAELAGLRDEELRAHLSTLVNLNRAALLCRVGRIDEGIAQLDREIERSARRLSAHADPEAVDLLALALSNRGNAHGEVHRHDKAARDLDRAVELADAHGLPLRAAIAKHALGNAVQRAGDIPAALRHYHEANRAFQALEPGLLLRLRIDQAEAMISVGLADEAGRLLDEVLPELRRQRIGQDVAEAELFRAAAALQDGDLVLARRTATSAQRKLLGRGSPAWAAVAGLIALRVDAVRALGSRRPVAGVVRRAVELSAELAALKLHDQAAFALVLAARLEIRRGDPDRGAELLRSVPKTRRITPIDHRMLLRLCRAELALARGNQRVALAQAKAGLAELGRMRDRLGGLELVSGTAVHGRELGELAVRLVLGGTDSAANAKRLFTWLERTRAQLYRYDPAVSTVDSELGERITEVRTLSRALLRARLDGLPTGELESRLKASQRAATRMGWGASPWGTPRPVVTPDEVLSRLAGRAMVSFAVSGDELIAVVFAGTRVRMVRLGSAADATEGARRLHADLNALAPDHLPAPLAAVISASARREAEKLDRLLLRPLAPMIGDRALVVVPTGALYVVPWGVLPTCVNRPTTAVPSATAWVSAVRRERDHVEGVLLVRGPGLQAAQGEIDRLAGYHGDARLLGVAEAKVGAVLEALDGVELAHIAAHGEHEPENALFSRLELVDGAMFAHEIGRVRRPPHQVVLAACELALNRVRPGDEPLGFAGALLAAGARTVIAASSRVGDEPSAAAMADFHRILAGGASPAVALAEAVSVDPLRRPFVCLGSG comes from the coding sequence TTGGACGCGGCCACCGCGGACCGCCACCCGGCCGCCATCCGGCAGATGCGCCGGGGCCTGGCGCTGCTGGAGGCGCCCGGCATCGACCCCCAGGAACGGCTCGAGGTCCGCACCCGGCTGCGGAACACGCTGGCGTTCTGCCTCGCCGAGACGGGCAAGGTCGACGACGGCCTCACCCAGCTCGCCGGGGTCGACGCGGAACTCGCCGGGCTGCGGGACGAGGAGCTGCGGGCGCACCTGTCCACGTTGGTCAACCTCAACCGCGCGGCTCTGCTGTGCCGGGTCGGCCGCATCGACGAGGGCATCGCCCAGCTCGACCGCGAGATCGAGCGCAGCGCGCGGCGCCTGTCCGCGCACGCCGATCCCGAGGCCGTCGACCTGCTGGCGCTGGCCCTGTCCAACCGGGGCAACGCGCACGGCGAGGTGCACCGCCACGACAAGGCCGCCCGCGACCTCGACCGCGCCGTCGAGCTCGCCGACGCGCACGGCCTGCCGCTGCGCGCCGCGATCGCCAAGCACGCGTTGGGCAACGCGGTGCAGCGCGCCGGCGACATCCCGGCCGCCCTGCGCCACTACCACGAGGCCAACCGGGCGTTCCAGGCGCTCGAACCCGGCCTGCTGCTGCGCCTGCGCATCGACCAGGCCGAGGCGATGATCAGCGTCGGGCTGGCCGACGAGGCGGGCCGGCTGCTGGACGAGGTGCTGCCGGAGCTGCGCCGCCAGCGCATCGGTCAGGACGTGGCCGAGGCCGAGCTGTTCCGCGCGGCGGCGGCGTTGCAGGACGGCGACCTGGTGCTGGCCCGGCGGACGGCGACCTCGGCGCAGCGCAAGCTGCTCGGTCGCGGCAGCCCGGCGTGGGCGGCGGTCGCGGGGCTGATCGCGTTGCGGGTGGACGCGGTCCGCGCGCTCGGCTCGCGACGGCCGGTCGCCGGGGTGGTGCGGCGGGCGGTCGAGCTGTCCGCGGAGCTGGCGGCGCTGAAGCTGCACGACCAGGCGGCGTTCGCGCTGGTGCTGGCCGCCCGGCTAGAGATCCGGCGCGGCGACCCGGACCGCGGCGCCGAACTGCTGCGCAGCGTGCCCAAGACGCGCCGGATCACGCCGATCGACCACCGGATGCTGCTGCGGCTGTGCCGGGCGGAGCTGGCGCTGGCCCGCGGCAACCAGCGGGTGGCGTTGGCGCAGGCCAAGGCGGGCCTGGCCGAGCTGGGCCGGATGCGGGACCGGCTCGGCGGCCTGGAACTGGTGTCCGGCACCGCCGTGCACGGCCGTGAGCTGGGCGAGCTCGCCGTGCGCCTGGTGCTGGGCGGCACGGACTCGGCGGCCAACGCCAAGCGCCTGTTCACCTGGCTGGAGCGCACCAGGGCCCAGCTGTACCGGTACGACCCCGCGGTGTCCACTGTGGACTCCGAGTTGGGTGAGCGGATCACCGAGGTGCGCACGCTGAGCCGGGCGCTGCTGCGGGCCCGCCTCGACGGCCTGCCGACCGGTGAGCTGGAGTCGCGGCTCAAGGCGAGCCAGCGCGCGGCCACCCGGATGGGCTGGGGCGCCAGCCCGTGGGGCACCCCTCGTCCCGTCGTCACGCCGGACGAGGTGCTGTCCCGGCTGGCCGGGCGGGCGATGGTGAGCTTCGCGGTGTCCGGTGACGAGCTGATCGCCGTGGTGTTCGCCGGCACGCGGGTGCGGATGGTGCGCCTCGGGTCGGCCGCCGACGCCACCGAGGGCGCGCGCCGCCTGCACGCGGACCTCAACGCGCTCGCGCCCGACCACCTGCCGGCGCCGTTGGCGGCGGTCATCTCGGCGTCCGCGCGCCGTGAGGCGGAGAAGCTGGACCGGCTGCTGCTGCGCCCGCTCGCGCCGATGATCGGTGACCGGGCGCTGGTGGTGGTGCCGACCGGCGCGTTGTACGTGGTGCCGTGGGGAGTGCTGCCGACCTGCGTGAACCGGCCCACCACGGCGGTGCCGTCGGCCACCGCGTGGGTGTCGGCGGTCCGCCGGGAACGAGACCACGTCGAGGGCGTGCTGCTGGTGCGCGGCCCGGGGTTGCAGGCCGCGCAGGGCGAGATCGACCGGCTCGCCGGCTACCACGGCGACGCGCGGCTGCTGGGCGTCGCCGAGGCCAAGGTCGGGGCGGTGCTGGAGGCGCTGGACGGCGTCGAGCTCGCGCACATCGCCGCGCACGGCGAGCACGAGCCGGAGAACGCGCTGTTCTCCCGGCTGGAGCTGGTGGACGGGGCGATGTTCGCGCACGAGATCGGCCGGGTGCGCCGCCCGCCGCACCAGGTCGTGCTGGCCGCGTGCGAGCTGGCGCTGAACCGGGTGCGTCCCGGTGACGAGCCGCTCGGCTTCGCGGGGGCGCTGCTGGCCGCCGGCGCGCGGACGGTGATCGCCGCGTCCAGCCGGGTCGGCGACGAGCCCTCGGCGGCGGCGATGGCCGACTTCCACCGCATCCTCGCGGGCGGGGCGTCGCCCGCGGTGGCGTTGGCCGAGGCGGTCTCCGTCGACCCGCTGCGCCGCCCGTTCGTGTGCCTGGGTTCGGGATAG
- the ilvD gene encoding dihydroxy-acid dehydratase, protein MPPLRSRTTTHGRNAAGARALWRATGMTDSDFGKPIVAIANSYTQFVPGHVHLRDLGDIVAEAIREAGGVPREFHTIAVDDGIAMGHSGMLYSLPSREIIADSVEYMVNAHQADAIVCISNCDKITPGMLNAAMRLNVPVVFVSGGPMEAGKAVVVDGVAVAPTDLITAISASASPDVDDAGLAEVERSACPTCGSCSGMFTANSMNCLTEALGLALPGNGSTLATHAARRELFAEAGRTVVELCKRYYEQDDESVLPRSIANRRAFENAMALDMAMGGSTNTVLHVLAAAREGEVDFTLADIDALSRRVPCLAKVSPNSDYHMEDVHRAGGIPALLGELWRAGLLNEDVRTVHSPDMASWLGQWDVRAESPSPRAVELFHAAPGGVRTTEAFSTANRWSKLDTDAAGGCIRDVEHAYTKDGGLAVLHGNLAERGAVIKAAGIDEELWHFEGPARVVESQEEAVSAILKKEIQAGDVLVVRYEGPAGGPGMQEMLHPTAFLKGAGLGRKCALITDGRFSGGTSGLSIGHVSPEAAGGGVIGLVQDGDRIVIDVHERRLELLVDPVVLAERRAKMEASERPWQPVDRVRPVTAALRAYARMATDASTGAVRDVTR, encoded by the coding sequence GTGCCACCGCTCCGTTCCCGCACCACCACCCACGGCCGCAACGCCGCGGGCGCACGCGCGCTCTGGCGCGCGACCGGCATGACCGACAGCGACTTCGGCAAGCCGATCGTGGCCATCGCCAACTCCTACACGCAGTTCGTGCCGGGGCACGTGCACCTGCGCGACCTCGGGGACATCGTGGCCGAGGCGATCCGCGAGGCGGGCGGGGTGCCGCGCGAGTTCCACACGATCGCGGTCGACGACGGCATCGCGATGGGGCACAGCGGGATGCTGTACTCGCTGCCGTCGCGGGAGATCATCGCCGACTCGGTCGAGTACATGGTCAACGCGCACCAGGCCGACGCGATCGTGTGCATCTCCAACTGCGACAAGATCACGCCCGGGATGCTCAACGCGGCGATGCGGCTCAACGTCCCGGTGGTGTTCGTCTCGGGCGGGCCGATGGAGGCGGGCAAGGCGGTCGTGGTGGACGGCGTCGCCGTCGCGCCGACCGACCTGATCACCGCGATCTCCGCGTCCGCCTCGCCGGACGTGGACGACGCCGGGTTGGCCGAGGTCGAGCGGTCGGCCTGCCCGACCTGCGGCTCGTGCTCGGGCATGTTCACCGCGAACTCGATGAACTGCCTCACCGAGGCGCTGGGCCTGGCGCTGCCCGGCAACGGCTCCACGCTGGCCACCCACGCCGCCCGCCGCGAGCTGTTCGCCGAGGCCGGCCGCACGGTCGTGGAGCTGTGCAAGCGGTACTACGAGCAGGACGACGAGTCGGTGCTGCCGCGCTCGATCGCGAACCGCCGGGCGTTCGAGAACGCCATGGCGCTGGACATGGCGATGGGCGGCTCCACGAACACCGTGCTGCACGTCCTGGCCGCCGCGCGGGAGGGCGAGGTCGACTTCACGCTGGCCGACATCGACGCGCTCAGCCGCCGCGTGCCGTGCCTGGCGAAGGTGTCGCCGAACTCGGACTACCACATGGAGGACGTGCACCGGGCGGGCGGCATCCCGGCCCTGCTCGGCGAGCTGTGGCGGGCCGGCCTGCTCAACGAGGACGTGCGCACCGTGCACAGCCCGGACATGGCGTCGTGGCTGGGCCAGTGGGACGTGCGCGCCGAGTCGCCGTCACCGCGCGCGGTCGAGCTGTTCCACGCGGCACCCGGCGGGGTGCGCACCACCGAGGCGTTCTCCACGGCCAACCGGTGGTCGAAGCTGGACACGGACGCGGCGGGCGGCTGCATCCGCGACGTCGAACACGCCTACACCAAGGACGGCGGCCTGGCCGTGCTGCACGGCAACCTGGCCGAGCGCGGCGCGGTCATCAAGGCGGCGGGCATCGACGAGGAGCTGTGGCACTTCGAGGGGCCGGCGCGGGTGGTCGAGTCCCAGGAGGAGGCCGTCTCGGCGATCCTGAAGAAGGAGATCCAGGCCGGTGACGTGCTCGTGGTCCGCTACGAGGGCCCGGCGGGCGGTCCGGGCATGCAGGAGATGCTGCACCCGACCGCGTTCCTGAAGGGCGCGGGCCTCGGCCGCAAGTGCGCGCTGATCACCGACGGCCGGTTCTCCGGCGGCACGTCGGGCCTGTCCATCGGCCACGTCTCGCCGGAGGCGGCGGGCGGCGGCGTGATCGGCCTCGTCCAGGACGGCGACCGGATCGTGATCGACGTCCACGAGCGGCGGCTGGAGCTGCTGGTGGACCCCGTCGTGCTGGCCGAGCGGCGGGCCAAGATGGAGGCGTCGGAGCGGCCGTGGCAGCCGGTCGACCGGGTCCGCCCGGTGACGGCGGCGCTGCGCGCCTACGCCCGGATGGCGACCGACGCGTCCACGGGCGCGGTGCGGGACGTCACCCGGTAG
- a CDS encoding M14 family zinc carboxypeptidase, whose translation MRWLTLTVLLLATMTTPATAAPAAGRAHEPGNGPERNQVAAVDPPRHATARGDNWPDANPGYPRRTRLRAYPEDPTDQAIKLGLAPYHALAPRLDDLQRRSDRVSVEVVGRSTAGRDLYLVTVTAPESPAETRRQDAWRDKIENDPTAAARDVFLRASYKAPVWINANIHGDEWEGTDGALRVIEDLAVDPAARDFLRRHRVHVNLTANPDGRVAGTRANAAGFDLNRDFVTSSQPESRAMRDVVKRLQPLLVLDEHGYVADTLIEPTTPPHGQNYDFDLYIGHGYAAGLRMEAAVQALGHPEAAQPEIPFRDYEPGVWDGWAPIYTAQYSMYHGAVSYTVEIPMRVNRVDYTTQPVAELRRRSAINTDVVEATIRSALTYVDEHRTAMVDNQIEMFRRGLAGEPQRAVPDGFVPGFGPEDRYTTEFPRGYVIPVGDGQRSGQAAARLVDHLVAHDVRVKRATRAFTLGDRSYPAGSYVVDLHQPKRALANVMLEAGRDISGTVPVMYDISGWSHRLLWGASVDVVRDGPLDVRGREVMAASAPGSLTAPAGGDLALALADGEDAAAVNDLLARGIGLRRQADGTIVVPASARSAAEEVSDRYGARFTAAAPGGVPLRRPVVAGAVAADELKALRDMGFDVRPVSTAVLDDGFDLAGVDVLLVSSGLRYDRLGAAAKAAVDAFLGRGGVVTRGATGARFNADAGVLPVRAVAGREDANGVVSVVDEAGAVGHSFVYAPHWFTDLGPGVRARQRYQGFVAGHWATRPDGSGGSAEAAGQAAVVAGTSPRGARAVLFGTEPLFRDHPKGLYWQVADAIYRTAAP comes from the coding sequence GTGCGCTGGTTGACGCTCACGGTGCTGTTGCTGGCCACGATGACCACCCCCGCGACCGCCGCGCCCGCGGCCGGCCGGGCGCACGAGCCGGGCAACGGGCCCGAGCGCAACCAGGTCGCCGCCGTCGACCCGCCGCGGCACGCCACCGCGCGCGGCGACAACTGGCCCGACGCCAACCCCGGCTACCCGCGCCGCACGCGGCTGCGCGCCTACCCGGAGGACCCGACCGACCAGGCGATCAAGCTCGGCCTCGCGCCCTACCACGCGCTCGCGCCGCGCCTCGACGACCTGCAACGGCGCAGCGACCGGGTGTCCGTCGAGGTGGTCGGCCGGTCGACCGCGGGCCGCGACCTCTACCTGGTCACGGTCACCGCGCCGGAGAGCCCGGCGGAGACCCGCAGGCAGGACGCGTGGCGAGACAAGATCGAGAACGACCCGACCGCCGCCGCCCGCGACGTCTTCCTGCGCGCCAGCTACAAGGCCCCGGTGTGGATCAACGCCAACATCCACGGCGACGAGTGGGAGGGCACCGACGGCGCGCTGCGCGTGATCGAGGACCTCGCCGTCGACCCGGCCGCCCGGGACTTCCTGCGCCGTCACCGCGTCCACGTGAACCTGACCGCGAACCCGGACGGCCGGGTGGCGGGCACGCGCGCCAACGCGGCCGGGTTCGACCTCAACCGCGACTTCGTCACCTCGTCGCAGCCGGAGTCGCGGGCGATGCGGGACGTGGTCAAGCGCCTCCAGCCGCTGCTGGTGCTCGACGAGCACGGCTACGTGGCCGACACGCTGATCGAGCCCACCACGCCGCCGCACGGCCAGAACTACGACTTCGACCTCTACATCGGGCACGGCTACGCGGCCGGACTGCGGATGGAGGCGGCGGTCCAGGCGCTCGGCCACCCGGAGGCGGCACAGCCGGAGATCCCGTTCCGCGACTACGAGCCGGGCGTCTGGGACGGCTGGGCGCCGATCTACACCGCGCAGTACTCGATGTACCACGGCGCGGTGTCCTACACGGTCGAGATCCCCATGCGCGTGAACCGGGTGGACTACACGACACAGCCGGTGGCGGAGCTGCGGCGGCGTTCGGCGATCAACACCGACGTGGTCGAGGCGACGATCCGCAGCGCGCTCACGTACGTGGACGAGCACCGGACCGCCATGGTGGACAACCAGATCGAGATGTTCCGCCGCGGCCTGGCGGGCGAGCCGCAGCGGGCCGTGCCGGACGGCTTCGTGCCCGGGTTCGGCCCCGAGGACCGCTACACCACCGAGTTCCCGCGCGGGTACGTCATACCGGTCGGCGACGGGCAGCGGTCCGGGCAGGCCGCCGCCCGGCTGGTCGACCACCTGGTGGCGCACGACGTCCGGGTGAAGCGGGCCACCCGGGCGTTCACCCTGGGCGACCGGTCCTACCCGGCCGGGTCCTACGTGGTGGACCTGCACCAGCCGAAGCGGGCGCTGGCGAACGTGATGCTGGAGGCCGGCCGGGACATCTCCGGCACCGTGCCGGTCATGTACGACATCAGCGGGTGGAGCCACCGGCTGCTGTGGGGCGCGTCGGTGGACGTCGTGCGCGACGGGCCGCTGGACGTGCGCGGGCGTGAGGTGATGGCGGCGTCGGCGCCCGGTTCGCTGACCGCGCCCGCGGGCGGTGACCTGGCGCTGGCACTGGCCGACGGCGAGGACGCGGCGGCGGTGAACGACCTGCTCGCGCGGGGGATCGGGCTGCGCCGGCAGGCCGACGGGACGATCGTGGTGCCCGCGTCGGCGCGGTCGGCCGCCGAGGAGGTGTCGGACCGCTACGGCGCGCGGTTCACCGCGGCGGCGCCGGGCGGCGTGCCGCTGCGCCGCCCGGTGGTGGCGGGCGCGGTGGCGGCGGACGAGCTGAAGGCGTTGCGGGACATGGGTTTCGACGTCCGGCCGGTGTCGACGGCAGTGCTGGACGACGGGTTCGACCTGGCCGGCGTCGACGTGCTGCTCGTGTCGTCGGGGTTGCGGTACGACCGGCTCGGCGCGGCGGCCAAGGCGGCGGTGGACGCGTTCCTGGGGCGCGGCGGCGTGGTGACCCGGGGTGCGACGGGCGCGCGGTTCAACGCCGACGCCGGTGTGCTGCCGGTGCGCGCGGTCGCGGGCCGGGAGGACGCGAACGGCGTGGTGTCGGTGGTGGACGAAGCGGGCGCGGTCGGCCACTCGTTCGTGTACGCGCCGCACTGGTTCACCGACCTCGGGCCGGGGGTGCGCGCGCGGCAGCGGTACCAGGGCTTCGTCGCCGGGCACTGGGCGACCCGCCCGGACGGCTCGGGGGGCAGCGCGGAAGCGGCCGGTCAGGCGGCGGTCGTCGCGGGCACGTCACCCCGGGGCGCGCGGGCGGTGCTGTTCGGCACCGAACCGCTGTTCCGCGACCACCCGAAGGGCCTGTACTGGCAGGTCGCGGACGCCATCTACCGCACCGCGGCGCCCTGA
- a CDS encoding DoxX family protein, producing MATHDDRSSASGGYSDDGFYSASGVGGGVHHFDDGTRTLDGDAFGKDTKGFDTSGYTPVADLQDKPAHYDTYDDEDERKPFGWTAGADIGLLVLRLALGGAFVAHGLQKVFGLFGGPGIDGFTRYLQSAGFREARILAWVTGVTELGGGALLVLGLFTPLAAAGVLGVMANVVALKYKGGFFAPNGVELEVAYAAMAFAALFAGPGRAALDYNRSWFRHPLLSGFICLVLAAGATAATLYVFR from the coding sequence GTGGCTACTCACGACGACCGCTCGAGCGCATCTGGCGGCTACTCCGACGACGGGTTCTACTCGGCGAGTGGCGTTGGCGGAGGAGTGCACCACTTCGACGACGGCACGCGGACGCTCGACGGCGACGCGTTCGGCAAGGACACCAAGGGCTTCGACACCTCCGGCTACACGCCGGTGGCCGACCTCCAGGACAAGCCCGCCCACTACGACACCTACGACGACGAGGACGAGCGCAAGCCGTTCGGCTGGACCGCCGGCGCCGACATCGGCCTGCTGGTGCTGCGGCTGGCGCTGGGCGGCGCGTTCGTCGCGCACGGCCTGCAGAAGGTGTTCGGCCTGTTCGGCGGGCCGGGCATCGACGGGTTCACCCGGTACCTGCAGTCCGCCGGGTTCCGCGAGGCGCGCATCCTGGCCTGGGTCACCGGCGTGACCGAGCTCGGCGGTGGCGCGCTGCTGGTCCTCGGCCTGTTCACGCCGCTCGCGGCGGCCGGCGTGCTCGGCGTGATGGCGAACGTCGTCGCCCTGAAGTACAAGGGCGGCTTCTTCGCGCCCAACGGCGTCGAGCTGGAGGTGGCGTACGCGGCGATGGCGTTCGCCGCGCTGTTCGCCGGCCCCGGCCGCGCCGCCCTCGACTACAACCGGAGCTGGTTCCGCCACCCGCTGCTGTCCGGCTTCATCTGCCTGGTCCTCGCCGCCGGCGCGACCGCCGCCACCCTCTACGTCTTCCGCTGA